Proteins encoded together in one Penicillium digitatum chromosome 1, complete sequence window:
- a CDS encoding DEAD box helicase Mph1, putative has product MSTNSESDYFDDDDFVVPGTPDGSSRPAKRRRIRNRGKEREGDDNGSSINSFSDMEDDDLLSGYRESPPGFDEYRDRPKNKSCVLKQATIQNNMFVTQLTQPSSSPERIRGPRWQKPVAKPSQPKFETREQDSGGGQEGNHFHDDEELMAAIAASLDSFEEEKTTREAFRSPSLSKNSVTKTLAPLEKTNSRVSVDIPFELEDIPEGAFDSSPSLSPVARPVQPAVPQFNQSRGPIRQPHLRQSTLFGMIAPSSEILGPRQQDWGTPEKTEPPTHHKLVKEALETWVYPTNLGKTRDYQFNITQAGLFHNLLVALPTGLGKTFIAATIMLNWFRWTKDSQIIFVAPTKPLVSQQVSACLDIAGIPRSKSTMLTGGASPGIRAEEWKSKRVFFMTPQTLINDLKTGIADPKRIVLLVVDEAHRATGAYAYVEVVKFLRRFNNSFRVLALTATPGSTVESVQAVIDGLDIARVEIRTENSIDIREYVHARNIEIETFENSDDMVFCMDLMSTALQPLLDQLRTLNAYWGRDPMGLTAYGLTVARQQWMQSDAGRNAHFGLKGKVNSIFTVLASLAHAIDLLKYHGIVPFYRHVVHFKSNSEGQKGGGGKYQKQVVQDESFKKLLSHLEPWSKNPEFIGHPKLEYLNQPATRVMIFVHFRDSAEEVTRVLKRYEPMIRPHVFVGQSSAKGSEGMDQKTQLRIIDDFKKGTYNTIVATSIGEEGLDIGEVDLIVCFDSSASPIRMLQRMGRTGRKRAGNITLLLMKGKEEDSYNKAKDNYEKMQQMIASGSRFTFHDDRSARILPAGIRPVPDKRQIDIPPENSQHELPEPKRKGRAPKRPAKVFHMPDDVETGFTRASTLAGDKNQKKKATASKKAATPKKRPRTPTPEPVDVPSVEDVVLSKSEQTDLEHHYQNIGATSPQFIRFPRNDAFPRLQLIERPTKNVKHGSLTRQILAREPPSSDESSQTLWPDSKEKHQHNAKPLKTPSKTTARRASTKATTNPAGGGVVSLLSPDHQPKHKNDRFASIDDDFGDDDSDFELMDASLLFSSGSKPKGRKPNRPIIEDSDE; this is encoded by the exons ATGTCGACTAACTCCGAGTCAGATTACTTCGATGATGACGACTTTGTAGTCCCTGGAACCCCCGATGGGTCCTCGCGTCCCGCAAAACGCCGCCGCATTCGAAATCGTGGGAAAGAGCGCGAAGGTGACGATAACGGCTCTTCGATCAACTCGTTCTCTGATATGGAGGATGACGATTTACTCTCCGGGTACCGAGAATCACCTCCTGGATTTGATGAATACCGTGATCGCCCCAAAAATAAGAGCTGTGTGTTGAAGCAAGCCACCATCCAAAATAACATGTTCGTCACGCAACTCACGCAACCCTCCTCAAGTCCGGAACGAATACGGGGTCCGCGATGGCAGAAGCCTGTTGCAAAACCATCTCAACCAAAATTTGAAACTAGAGAACAGGATAGTGGTGGTGGACAGGAGGGAAATCATTTCCATGACGATGAGGAGTTGATGGCCGCTATCGCAGCTTCCTTGGATTCATTTGAGGAGGAGAAAACAACAAGAGAGGCCTTCCGGTCCCCAAGTTTATCAAAAAATTCTGTCACCAAAACGCTTGCCCCGCTGGAGAAGACAAACTCGCGTGTCTCGGTGGATATCCCGTTTGAGCTGGAGGACATACCTGAAGGTGCATTTGATTCTTCGCCATCATTGTCACCAGTAGCACGGCCAGTCCAGCCTGCAGTTCCGCAATTTAATCAATCCCGAGGCCCAATTCGACAACCTCATCTAAGACAGAGCACACTATTTGGCATGATTGCCCCAAGCTCCGAGATCTTGGGACCGCGACAACAAGACTGGGGTACACCAGAGAAGACTGAACCACCGACCCATCACAAACTTGTAAAAGAGGCTTTAGAAACATGGGTCTACCCCACAAATTTGGGCAAAACCAGAGATTACCAGTTCAACATCACTCAGGCAGGCCTGTTTCACAATCTACTCGTGGCCTTGCCAACAGGGTTGGGAAAGACATTCATAGCGGCTACAATTATGCTGAACTGGTTTCGCTGGACGAAAGATTCACAAATCATTTTTGTAGCACCAACGAAACCCTTAGTTTCGCAGCAGGTTTCAGCCTGCTTGGACATTGCCGGGATCCCACGCTCGAAGTCGACCATGCTCACTGGAGGGGCATCTCCTGGCATTCGCGCCGAAGAGTGGAAATCGAAGCGGGTGTTTTTCATGACACCCCAAACACTGATCAATGACCTGAAGACCGGAATCGCCGATCCAAAGCGAATCGTGTTGTTGGTGGTTGATGAAGCTCATCGCGCGACGGGTGCCTATGCATATGTGGAGGTGGTCAAATTCCTTCGACGCTTCAACAACAGTTTCCGCGTGCTCGCGCTTACAGCAACGCCGGGCTCCACGGTCGAATCGGTGcaggcggttattgatgGCCTGGACATAGCGCGTGTCGAAATCCGTACAGAGAACTCAATTGACATTCGCGAGTACGTCCACGCTCGCAATATCGAAATAGAAACATTTGAGAATTCAGATGACATGGTTTTTTGCATGGACCTCATGTCTACGGCCTTGCAGCCTTTACTTGACCAACTCCGGACCCTCAACGCCTACTGGGGACGTGACCCCATGGGGCTAACAGCATACGGTCTCACAGTGGCGAGACAACAATGGATGCAGTCCGACGCGGGTCGGAATGCCCATTTCGGCTTAAAAGGCAAAGTCAACTCAATCTTCACTGTTCTTGCTAGTTTAGCCCACGCTATCGATCTGCTCAAGTATCATGGCATCGTGCCTTTCTATCGCCATGTCGTTCATTTCAAATCAAACTCCGAGGGACAAAAGGGCGGAGGTGGCAAATACCAAAAGCAAGTTGTACAAGATGAAAGCTTCAAGAAATTACTCAGCCATCTTGAACCATGGAGTAAGAACCCAGAGTTCATTGGTCACCCGAAATTGGAATATCTCAA TCAGCCTGCGACTCGCGTCATGATCTTTGTGCATTTCCGCGACAGCGCTGAAGAGGTCACGAGAGTGCTCAAAAGATACGAGCCCATGATTCGGCCTCACGTTTTTGTGGGTCAATCAAGCGCTAAAGGCTCTGAAGGCATGGACCAGAAGACGCAACTCAGGATCATTGATGATTTTAAAAAAGGCACATACAACACGATCGTTGCGACCTCCATTGGCGAGGAAGGATTGGATATTGGAGAGGTTGATCTGATCGTGTGCTTTGACTCGTCGGCATCGCCTATTCGCATGCTCCAGCGCATGGGTCGAACTGGCCGTAAGCGGGCCGGTAACATCACTTTGCTATTGATGAaaggcaaagaagaagactcCTACAATAAGGCTAAAGACAATTATGAAAAAATGCAGCAGATGATTGCCAGCGGCTCAAGATTCACGTTCCACGATGATCGTTCTGCACGCATCTTACCCGCGGGCATTCGTCCAGTGCCCGATAAACGACAGATCGACATCCCCCCAGAGAACTCGCAACACGAACTACCCGAGCCGAAGCGCAAAGGGCGAGCACCGAAGCGACCTGCCAAAGTGTTCCACATGCCCGACGATGTGGAGACAGGGTTCACTCGAGCCTCGACTTTGGCTGGCGACAAAAAtcagaagaaaaaagccACTGCATCCAAAAAGGCAGCAACTCCCAAAAAGAGACCCCGGACCCCCACGCCCGAGCCTGTGGATGTTCCATCGGTGGAGGATGTTGTTCTCAGCAAGAGTGAGCAAACTGATCTTGAACATCATTATCAGAATATCGGTGCCACTTCTCCGCAGTTCATTCGGTTCCCCCGCAACGACGCCTTTCCACGTTTGCAGCTGATTGAAAGGCCCACAAAGAACGTCAAGCATGGCTCCCTCACGCGAC AGATTCTGGCCCGCGAACCCCCTTCGTCGGACGAGtccagtcaaacgctttggCCTGATTCAAAAGAGAAGCATCAACACAATGCAAAGCCCTTGAAAACGCCATCTAAAACGACCGCTCGACGAGCTTCCACCAAGGCCACTACAAACCCCGCTGGCGGGGGGGTTGTTTCCTTGTTATCTCCAGATCATCAACCCAAGCACAAGAACGATCGTTTTGCATCCATAGATGATGACTTCGGAGATGATGACTCGGATTTTGAGCTGATGGATGCTAGCCTTTTGTTTAGTAGTGGGTCTAAACCCAAGGGCCGGAAACCAAACAGACCAATTATTGAAGATAGTGACGAGTGA
- a CDS encoding Metal-dependent phosphohydrolase, HD domain → MKFSILALSALLAFVAAADTTTLNPSTITTTAEIECAKSCDATDICCTAKCYHVPCPSDNQVNDTNKCVSACPQGNGSPADTQKYAECEQSCYNSHFWGGNGSGATTTYSSPTSSTGSTTTQTSSDSSGTDSTSLSNNDSNDNIDKNGSTSSATATSSSGFSQQTTNAAANVKLGASAAGLFGLVVAALAL, encoded by the exons ATGAAGTTCAGCATCCTTGCACTCTCGGCCTTGCTGGCCTTCGTCGCGGCCGCAGACACTACCACCTTGAATCCTTCAACCATTACTACCACTGCCGAGATTGAATGCGCCAAGAGCT GCGATGCAACAGATATCTGCTGCACAGCCAAGTGCTACCATGTACCCTGTCCCAGCGATAACCAAGTAAATGACACCAACAAGTGTGTCTCTGCCTGCCCTCAGGGTAACGGCTCTCCGGCCGACACCCAGAAGTATGCCGAGTGTGAGCAATCTTGCTATAACTCCCACTTCTGGGGCGGCAACGGTAGCGGTGCAACTACAACCTACTCTTCCCCAACCTCCAGCACGGGCAGCACTACCACACAGACTAGCTCTGACTCGTCGGGCACTGATTCCACGT CTTTGAGCAACAATGACAGCAATGACAACATCGATAAAAATGGTTCTACCTCCTCGGCCACTGCTACTAGCTCCTCGGGCTTCTCGCAGCAAACCACCAACGCCGCTGCTAATGTGAAGCTCGGTGCCTCCGCTGCTGGTCTTTTTGGCTTGGTTGTTGCTGCCCTTGCTCTGTGA
- a CDS encoding HD superfamily hydrolase, putative produces the protein MDDASEEFQALFSKMSAFVTDCMSGHDPSHNPAHVHRVGALANKILEAERALHPTTEYNGAVVKLAALLHDIGDRKYLSKMDAAPRSQELNSMTMVEHALLARGATPELASRVQTIVSHVSYTTECKDPVLIRRMIEEDGFVELGVVQDADRLDAIGAVGIGRCFTFLGAVGKKYCVDGKWEMDNSIEHFGDKLVKLEGMMKTATGRKMARVRTERLNVFAGWWQEEMSLATASP, from the coding sequence ATGGATGATGCCAGCGAAGAATTCCAAGCGCTCTTCAGCAAGATGTCCGCTTTCGTGACTGATTGCATGTCAGGCCACGACCCATCTCATAACCCAGCACATGTCCACAGAGTGGGAGCGCTTGCCAACAAGATCCTGGAAGCAGAGCGGGCATTACACCCAACCACGGAATACAACGGGGCAGTTGTCAAACTTGCAGCACTGTTGCATGATATTGGTGACAGAAAGTACCTATCCAAAATGGATGCAGCTCCTAGAAGCCAAGAGCTCAACTCAATGACAATGGTCGAGCACGCGCTCCTTGCGCGGGGTGCGACGCCAGAACTCGCATCCAGGGTGCAGACGATCGTGTCACATGTTTCTTATACGACTGAATGCAAGGACCCGGTGTTGATCCGGAGGatgattgaagaggatgGGTTTGTCGAGCTTggagttgtccaggacgCTGATCGACTTGATGCTATAGGGGCTGTTGGAATTGGCAGGTGTTTTACCTTCCTTGGAGCTGTAGGGAAAAAGTACTGCGTTGATGGGAAATGGGAGATGGATAATTCTATTGAGCATTTTGGGGACAAGTTGGTTAAGCTGGAGGGGATGATGAAGACTGCCACGGGGAGGAAGATGGCTAGGGTACGGACAGAAAGGTTGAATGTCTTTGCGGGGTGGTGGCAGGAGGAGATGAGTCTCGCTACTGCTTCTCCTTAA
- a CDS encoding F-actin capping protein beta subunit, with the protein MADAQFDSALDLLRRLNPRDTKTNLQAITSIVPELTEDLLSSVDQPLEIRRCPQSNRDYLLCDYNRDGDSYRSPWSNEFYPPLEDGTVPSERVRKLEVAANESFDVYRELYYEGGVGSVYFWDLDDGFAGVILLKKGVTPGSQSSGEWDSIHVFEATDRARMSHYKLTSTVILHLANKTEALGDMDLSGNMTRQVEVDLPVESDASHVANVGRLVEDMELKMRNLLQEVYFGKAKDVVGELRSLGPLSDANRDRETQREMIMSMQK; encoded by the exons ATGGCTGATGCACAATTTGACAGCGCACT CGACCTCCTTCGGCGCCTAAACCCGCGGGACACCAAGACCAACTTGCAAGCAATCACTTCAATCGTCCCCGAGCTCACAGAAGACCTCCTTTCCTCTGTTGATCAGCCCCTGGAGATTCGTCGCTGCCCGCAAAGCAACCGTGACTATCTGCTCTGTGACTACAACCGCGACGGTGATAGCTACCGGTCACCATGGAGCAATGAGTTTTATCCTCCACTTGAGGATGGCACCGTGCCCAGTGAACGAGTGCGCAAGCTCGAGGTTGCCGCCAACGAGTCGTTCGATGTTTACCGCGAACTGTACTATGAAGGAGGTGTGGGGAGTGTTTATTTCTGGGATTTGGACGATGGATTTGCTGGTGTAATTCTATTGAAGAAGG GTGTCACCCCGGGTTCCCAGAGCTCCGGCGAATGGGACAGTATTCATGTTTTCGAGGCCACCGACCGCGCTCGCATGTCCCACTACAAACTCACTAGTACCGTTATCCTCCACCTGGCCAACAAAACCGAGGCTCTTGGTGATATGGACCTTAGCGGGAACATGACTCGCCAAGTGGAAGTTGATTTGCCTGTGGAGTCGGATGCTAGTCATGTCGCCAATGTAGGCAGGCTGGTCGAAGATATGGAATTGAAGATGCGAAACTTGCTAC AGGAGGTGTACTTCGGCAAGGCGAAGGATGTAGTTGGCGAGCTCCGAA GCTTGGGCCCCCTGTCTGATGCGAACAGAGACCGGGAAACCCAGCGGGAAATGATCATGTCTATGCAGAAGTAG
- a CDS encoding WD40 repeat-like-containing domain — protein sequence MLPAASDDLIRQHNRLPEDDNSFEPDQNRTILEHEPSAKGKKKKSKKNKVARALTETPLGDILQPSAPIPEESLSFPDPEHLIERHVNPIITSPVLDVFDSLDEPAGDDLTSRTDTWAQSVPYGKSPPTDLMDGDIPSASLPSASPLNFPTIQERSCFIHPSSASPQTRTLPSSYGHSYRSSLNSRQQSVDRRKSHSYGGPMNNHAPPPHLPQAHFFGAPDIDVLPTQNRSTTNGSYSFCSFDTLPSLSPKGSRTGMNVLLVGTDGAVEILAIEDCRTRLVGQITGLNGRVIEAKLLYGSPISDPFSSSQPHVAVIVHGPLPPHEEEGRVSSATSDANEIPPSTIRGHFNDKRSAREDIQFYQTRVEVYSFRTGEHISTLFASKPVPCLESYPGVPSFAPSPIGKLKLFTTGIYIILASGVSGEVYVYRHLLSPDTTPYQCLGKTWTGVQFKETRRYSASSSSTTDPDGTRTDSPNGVSTLESPILAVQGRWLAFAPPSSAYRGSIQGTVPSSLILGKVAGIETRNPPAVPSVSCTTDVGEGESFFDKMARGVAQELVRGARWMGDQGMQAWNNYWNTQQSAGTSPRRPPQAQDPQTQGYGLLPPTHAQDTQTSATEPDTVSIIDLRRFEDGTDMRNVFIHPVSTFQVPNGCSFLSFSPNGLMLFTASKKGDVQYVWDLMQLKHCRSMAFMADDQTGQNPNVRQIARYARLTTSSIVDVIWTAPVGDRLAVITRKGTVHVFDLPRSAFQWPPFRRAKPTTNKPPAPDPMTDEVTGQAVGGNPLSAAMKLVGGKTQPFFSAVRGRVPSTGAAFPNMSGFALPSAASVKSGKVVAAGLSKSMGAATGTVNTLRHVGENRLHLPGLARDLAPSRVTWICSKGLIFLGVVDGGYFKMYRLKRANVPGHKNRQPHSVVGGKESQIKLPDNLQGPCGSAPLSAFDPELEVHASLVLPSVTFQPSSAARSFCQPLSQAEIETNTPYQPFHTDQRVGLSVFSSGSDASEPSGQWVFGNDIPLTKVHLRPFNSSSDEHGDDEDENAVIHGHSLGAGGDIENLITLGNSTANVEEVVITTRRKKRHFTPLKADDGFFEDDCEVLDFARDRV from the exons ATGCTCCCGGCCGCATCTGACGATCTCATCCGCCAGCATAACCGATTACCCGAAGACGACAACTCCTTTGAACCGGACCAGAATCGGACCATTTTAGAGCATGAACCAAGTGCGAAAggcaaaaagaagaagagcaagaagaacaaggtGGCCAGAGCTCTAACCGAAACCCCACTGGGTGATAT TCTACAACCCTCTGCCCCAATACCAGAAGAGTCTCTTTCATTCCCAGATCCTGAACATCTTATTGAACGTCATGTGAACCCAATTATCACGTCTCCTGTCTTGGATGTCTTCGACTCTCTCGATGAGCCAGCGGGTGACGACCTCACTAGCCGCACCGACACGTGGGCGCAGTCGGTGCCCTATGGAAAGAGCCCGCCCACCGATCTAATGGATGGGGATATCCCAAGTGCATCGCTGCCTAGTGCATCGCCCTTGAACTTTCCAACGATTCAAGAAAGGAGTTGCTTCATTCACCCTTCCTCGGCATCTCCTCAGACTCGGACTTTACCATCTAGCTATGGTCATAGCTACCGAAGCAGTCTGAACTCGAGGCAACAGTCTGTAGACAGAAGAAAGAGCCACTCTTACGGGGGCCCAATGAATAATCACGCACCTCCCCCCCACCTCCCTCAAGCACATTTCTTCGGAGCACCGGATATTGATGTCCTTCCAACTCAAAATCGATCAACCACCAACGGAAGTTACTCATTTTGTAGCTTCGATACACTGCCTAGTTTGTCACCTAAAGGCTCGCGAACCGGAATGAACGTTTTGCTGGTTGGGACAGATGGCGCCGTTGAGATCCTCGCCATCGAAGATTGCCGAACTCGGCTCGTGGGGCAGATCACTGGGCTAAATGGCCGTGTAATCGAAGCCAAACTCTTATATGGCAGCCCAATCAGCGACCCGTTTTCATCGTCCCAGCCGCATGTAGCTGTCATTGTTCATGGGCCGTTGCCGCCACATGAGGAGGAAGGTCGAGTGTCGTCTGCAACATCGGATGCAAATGAAATTCCTCCCTCGACTATTCGCGGTCACTTTAACGACAAGCGCTCAGCGCGAGAAGACATCCAATTCTACCAAACCCGAGTTGAAGTTTACTCTTTCCGAACCGGCGAACATATCTCTACCTTGTTTGCAAGCAAGCCTGTGCCATGTCTGGAAAGTTATCCTGGCGTCCCATCCTTTGCACCATCGCCTATTGGAAAATTGAAGCTCTTCACAACCGGTATCTACATTATCTTAGCATCCGGCGTCAGCGGGGAAGTTTATGTTTATAGACATCTCCTATCCCCAGATACCACTCCATACCAGTGTCTGGGTAAGACATGGACTGGGGTTCAGTTTAAAGAAACCCGGCGTTACTCGGCCTCTTCAAGTTCTACAACTGATCCAGATGGGACTCGCACTGACTCTCCTAATGGGGTTTCTACCCTGGAAAGTCCCATCTTAGCCGTACAAGGAAGGTGGCTTGCATTCGCTCCCCCATCCTCGGCCTACAGAGGATCGATCCAGGGCACTGTTCCTTCCAGTCTGATTCTTGGCAAGGTTGCGGGCATTGAAACTCGTAATCCTCCTGCTGTACCCTCAGTGTCGTGCACAACAGATGTAGGAGAAGGGGAGAGTTTCTTTGACAAAATGGCAAGAGGCGTTGCCCAAGAACTCGTTAGAGGTGCCCGCTGGATGGGTGATCAGGGCATGCAGGCCTGGAACAATTACTGGAATACCCAGCAGTCAGCCGGCACCTCTCCACGACGGCCACCTCAGGCACAAGACCCACAGACACAGGGATATGGCTTATTACCTCCAACCCATGCACAGGATACCCAAACGTCAGCCACAGAGCCAGACACCGTATCCATCATTGACCTGAGACGATTCGAAGACGGCACAGATATGCGAAACGTGTTTATCCACCCAGTCTCGACGTTTCAGGTTCCTAATGGTTGCAGCTTCTTGTCCTTTTCTCCGAATGGCTTGATGTTGTTCACAGCGAGCAAGAAGGGCGATGTGCAATACGTGTGGGATCTCATGCAACTCAAGCACTGTCGGTCTATGGCTTTTATGGCTGATGACCAGACTGGGCAGAATCCCAATGTGCGCCAGATTGCTAGATACGCACGGTTGACTACATCTAGTATAGTTGATGTGATTTGGACTGCGCCGGTGGGCGATAGATTGGCTGTAATTACACGTAAAGGCACCGTCCACGTTTTCGATCTACCCCGAAGCGCATTCCAATGGCCCCCATTTCGCCGTGCAAAGCCTACTACAAACAAGCCGCCGGCTCCCGACCCGATGACAGATGAGGTGACTGGTCAAGCTGTGGGTGGCAACCCGTTGTCAGCAGCCATGAAGTTGGTAGGCGGTAAAACGCAGCCATTCTTCTCCGCTGTCCGGGGTCGTGTCCCATCTACGGGCGCTGCATTTCCCAATATGAGTGGATTTGCGTTACCTTCTGCTGCCAGTGTAAAGAGCGGGAAGGTTGTCGCTGCAGGCCTGAGCAAGTCGATGGGTGCTGCAACAGGTACTGTGAATACTTTACGCCATGTCGGAGAGAACCGTTTACACTTGCCCGGGCTAGCTCGAGACCTTGCACCCTCCCGGGTGACATGGATTTGCAGCAAGGGTCTCATATTCTTGGGTGTTGTGGATGGCGGGTATTTCAAGATGTACCGCCTCAAGCGGGCTAATGTACCCGGCCACAAGAACCGACAACCTCACTCCGTTGTCGGCGGTAAAGAGTCTCAGATCAAACTACCTGACAATCTCCAGGGTCCTTGTGGATCGGCTCCTTTATCTGCCTTTGATCCAGAACTAGAAGTCCATGCCTCTCTTGTTCTTCCCTCGGTCACTTTCCAGCCATCTAGTGCTGCAAGATCGTTTTGTCAGCCTCTTTCCCAGGCGGAGATTGAGACAAATACCCCATATCAGCCGTTTCACACGGACCAGCGAGTTGGCTTGAGTGTCTTCTCCTCTGGCAGCGATGCAAGTGAACCGAGTGGACAATGGGTCTTTGGCAACGATATCCCGCTAACCAAAGTACACTTGAGGCCCTTCAACAGCTCTAGCGATGAACATggcgatgacgaggatgagaaTGCCGTCATCCATGGACATTCGCTTGGGGCTGGGGGAGATATAGAAAACCTCATTACTCTTGGAAACAGCACAGCCAATGTGGAGGAAGTTGTTATCACCACTCGTCGCAAGAAGAGACACTTCACTCCACTGAAAGCCGACGACGGTTTCTTTGAAGATGATTGTGAGGTGCTTGACTTTGCTAGGGATCGTGTCTGA
- a CDS encoding Mediator complex, subunit Med11: protein MSEKAPAQELPIFTSADRIRQLNDMDKDVTRLLHSAGLAIQALTNAKPGPSSVAPDGSLDSHKTRFKEASAKYFALLSSADVFLRRQIYSLEESSLVGPERPSRAGETKAAARNEGVAGVKSRAPNSLDISRLNSRKDTVGKDKEAELWAAARQFVEQMQKPSETSKDSRPVNGLEDMQVD, encoded by the exons ATGAGCGAAAAAGCACCGGCGCAAGAGCTACCTATCTTTACCTCTGCCGATCGCATTCGACAGCTGAATGATATGGACAAG GATGTTACGAGACTTCTTCATTCTGCTGGTCTCGCGATCCAAGCCTTGACCAATGCCAAACCGGGCCCCTCCTCCGTTGCGCCAGATGGATCACTCGACTCACACAAAACGCGGTTCAAAGAAGCAAGCGCGAAATACTTCGCGCTTCTATCCTCAGCTGACGTGTTCCTCCGCCGCCAGATCTACTCCCTGGAGGAATCATCTCTCGTAGGTCCCGAGAGGCCCTCGCGTGCAGGAGAGACAAAAGCTGCAGCCAGAAACGAAGGAGTCGCAGGAGTGAAATCGCGAGCTCCAAACTCACTGGATATCAGTCGGCTCAATAGCCGGAAGGATACAGTTGGAAAAGATAAGGAGGCCGAATTGTGGGCGGCTGCTCGTCAATTCGTTGAGCAGATGCAAAAGCCATCCGAGACAAGCAAGGATTCTAGGCCAGTGAATGGACTGGAGGACATGCAGGTGGATTAA